One Rosa chinensis cultivar Old Blush chromosome 3, RchiOBHm-V2, whole genome shotgun sequence DNA window includes the following coding sequences:
- the LOC112191978 gene encoding copper transporter 1, with amino-acid sequence MAASHDSMHAPPTPSFNRTSHRRTMMPMTFFWGGSTEVLFSGCPGRDDPVMYVMSLAFVFVLAVLAEWLSHCSFIKSSANNFEVGMWRTCLYTVRSGMSSLVMLAVMSFNGGVFLAAVGGHWLGFLAFWSSAFRKSGGSGDEKRLDLPPSSCG; translated from the coding sequence ATGGCTGCTTCGCATGACAGCATGCATGCTCCGCCAACGCCGTCGTTTAACCGCACTAGTCACCGTAGGACGATGATGCCTATGACCTTCTTCTGGGGCGGCAGCACCGAGGTTCTCTTCTCCGGTTGTCCCGGCCGGGATGATCCTGTGATGTACGTCATGTCATTGGCATTTGTATTTGTTCTGGCCGTGCTTGCTGAGTGGCTCTCCCACTGCAGTTTTATCAAGTCTAGCGCGAACAACTTCGAGGTGGGGATGTGGCGGACTTGTTTGTATACCGTGCGGTCTGGGATGTCGTCTTTGGTAATGCTCGCCGTCATGTCGTTCAATGGCGGTGTTTTTCTTGCGGCGGTTGGGGGGCACTGGCTGGGGTTCTTGGCTTTTTGGAGCAGCGCTTTTCGGAAGTCTGGCGGGTCAGGTGATGAGAAACGGTTGGATCTTCCTCCCAGTTCTTGCGGATAA